The Deinococcus metallilatus genome segment TCCACATCCTCGCGCTGCACCTGATCTGCGAACTGGTGGAGGAGCAGATTTCCACTGCCCTTCCCGCCCACCTGCCCGCCGCCGTGCGCCTCAACCCGCCCGGCGCCACTTCACCCCTCATCTCTGCACCTGTCCGTAAAGGAGCGAACGTATGACCCAGACCCAGAATCCGCAGACCCAGAACTCCCAGACGCAGCCTCAAGCCGACTTCAGCCAGGCCCTCGCCGGTCAGGTCGCCCTCGTGACGGGCGGCGGCAGCGGCCTCGGCGCCGCGATCTGCCGTGTGCTGGCCGAATCGGGCGCGCACGTGATCGCTGCCGACATCCAGCTCCCGCAGGCCGAACGCCTCGCGGGTGAACTGACCGACGCCGGACTCAAGGCGAAGGCTATCAGCCTCGACGTGCGGGACGAGAACGCGCTGGAACAGGTCGTCCAGCAACTGGAAGAGGAATACGGCCACCTCGACATCCTGATCAACAACGCGGGGACCGACGTGACCGTCGCCATCGAGGAACTCAGCGTGGCGGACATCGACCGGGTGCTGGACGTGAACCTGCGCGGGCCGTTCCTGCTGTCGCGCGCGGCACTCCCGAACATGGCGAAGCGCGGGCATGGCGCCATCGTGAACATCACCTCCACCGCCGCCAAGCGGGCCTGGGCCAACGCCACCGCCTACCACGCGAGCAAGTGGGGCCTGTTGGGCTTCAGCCACGCGCTGCACGTGGAGGCCCGCCCGCACGGCGTTCGCGTCACCGCGCTGGTGGTCGGCGGGATGCAGACGCCCTTCATCCTCGAACGCTTCCCCGACACCCCGCTGGAGAACCTGCAAGACCCGCGCAACGTGGCGGAGGCCGTGCGCTACGTGCTGCTCCAGCCGGAAGGCACGGTGGTGCCGGAGATGACCGTCATCCCCATGCGCGAGACGTCCTGGCCGTGAGGCGGGCTGTCCTGCTCGACAAGGACGGCACGCTGATCGAGGACGTGCCCTACAACGTGGACCCGGCGCTGATCCGCCTGGCCCCCGGCGTGGGCGAGGCGCTGCGGGCGCTTCATGGGGCGGGGTACACGCTGGTCGTCGTGACCAACCAGTCGGGTGTGGCGCGGGGCCTCTTTCCCGAGTCGGCGCTGGAAGGTGTGGAAGTGCGGCTGCGCGAGCTGCTGGCCGCCGAGGGTGTGCCCCTCTCCGGCTTCTACGCCTGCCCGCACCATCCGGAGGGCACCGTGGCGAAGTACACGCGGGACTGTGACTGCCGCAAGCCTCAGCCCGGACTGCTCCGCCGCGCCGCGAAGGAACTGGACCTCGATCTGGCCGCCTCCTGGATGGTCGGGGACATCCTGAACGACGTGGAGGCCGGGGGGCGGGCCGGGTGCCGCACGGTGCTGCTGGACACGGGCG includes the following:
- a CDS encoding SDR family oxidoreductase, whose amino-acid sequence is MTQTQNPQTQNSQTQPQADFSQALAGQVALVTGGGSGLGAAICRVLAESGAHVIAADIQLPQAERLAGELTDAGLKAKAISLDVRDENALEQVVQQLEEEYGHLDILINNAGTDVTVAIEELSVADIDRVLDVNLRGPFLLSRAALPNMAKRGHGAIVNITSTAAKRAWANATAYHASKWGLLGFSHALHVEARPHGVRVTALVVGGMQTPFILERFPDTPLENLQDPRNVAEAVRYVLLQPEGTVVPEMTVIPMRETSWP
- a CDS encoding D-glycero-alpha-D-manno-heptose-1,7-bisphosphate 7-phosphatase, with protein sequence MRRAVLLDKDGTLIEDVPYNVDPALIRLAPGVGEALRALHGAGYTLVVVTNQSGVARGLFPESALEGVEVRLRELLAAEGVPLSGFYACPHHPEGTVAKYTRDCDCRKPQPGLLRRAAKELDLDLAASWMVGDILNDVEAGGRAGCRTVLLDTGGETEWVLGQYRTPDVTARNWSEVAAAILAAEAEQEGRADALRTS